The following are encoded together in the bacterium genome:
- a CDS encoding uracil-DNA glycosylase, producing the protein MNPFLQVLKQRAELEDFWVLPASLTDAQKVQANSAIGYSEPPEVAPIVKPATGVHVKEELQMAFETGTSIDPKYTNLTQYQTLDQFLQAICDCTRCELGNTRTKFVFGVGSPSSELMFIGEAPGADEDAQGIPFVGRAGKLLTEMLTTSGFIRDKIYIANVLKCRPPGNRDPLPSEVAECEGYLHRQIELLQPKLLVALGRIAATTLLRKQLSMAVFKQSEHSYHDVPLLVTYHPAYILRDPNRKGEALQDFTRIRNRFIELGGTFGLQ; encoded by the coding sequence ATGAATCCTTTTCTACAAGTATTGAAACAACGCGCTGAATTGGAAGATTTTTGGGTGTTGCCAGCTTCGCTGACTGACGCTCAGAAAGTGCAAGCCAATTCTGCAATCGGATACAGTGAACCACCAGAAGTTGCTCCGATTGTAAAACCTGCGACTGGAGTTCATGTGAAAGAGGAGTTGCAGATGGCATTCGAGACGGGGACTTCGATCGATCCGAAATATACCAATCTCACGCAGTACCAGACGCTGGATCAATTTCTGCAAGCAATCTGCGATTGTACGCGGTGCGAGTTAGGTAACACCCGTACGAAGTTTGTTTTCGGCGTCGGTTCGCCTTCGTCGGAGCTTATGTTTATTGGGGAAGCACCCGGCGCTGATGAAGATGCGCAGGGAATCCCGTTTGTCGGACGAGCGGGAAAACTGTTGACTGAGATGTTGACGACCAGTGGTTTCATCCGTGATAAAATCTACATCGCGAATGTTCTCAAATGTCGGCCGCCGGGAAACCGCGATCCCCTGCCCAGCGAAGTTGCCGAATGTGAAGGGTATCTCCATCGGCAAATCGAATTGTTACAACCGAAATTGCTGGTGGCATTGGGGAGAATCGCAGCGACGACGCTGTTACGAAAACAACTCTCAATGGCAGTGTTCAAACAGAGCGAACATAGTTATCACGACGTACCGTTATTGGTAACTTATCATCCAGCCTACATCTTACGCGATCCGAACCGGAAAGGGGAAGCCTTACAGGACTTCACTCGAATCCGAAATCGCTTTATCGAGTTAGGCGGTACATTTGGTCTTCAATAA
- the coaBC gene encoding bifunctional phosphopantothenoylcysteine decarboxylase/phosphopantothenate--cysteine ligase CoaBC — translation MSPLSDKKIVVGISGGIAVYKTCELIRLLIKTGATVRVMATQNAMEFITPLTLETLSRNRLETTLWPNDGRVEPRHIDLARWADAILIAPATANLIAKLRTGIADDLLTSTMLAYPHPYLLAPAMNTAMWQHPATQENIKVLQERGVVTIGPDAGALAAANEEPGAGRMSEPAELLLALERHFDRSESHRGKKVLVVAGPTSEPIDAVRVITNRSTGTLGIAIAEQYHRVGASVTLLLGDTPVQPPLGIECHRFTTVASLQSLLISYVPVNELWVMVAAVSDRKPLMQSSSEKWKKSALGDALPWEPTPDLLATFAKTKRSDQLIIGFALEDHWDETEANRKRESKHCDWLVWNNPVTDDTGFGTAPLLAKLISETKTIDLGKVSRSELAKKIVSTCVME, via the coding sequence ATGTCTCCACTCTCCGATAAAAAAATCGTTGTTGGAATTTCCGGTGGAATCGCTGTCTACAAGACCTGTGAGTTAATCCGCTTATTGATCAAAACCGGTGCAACCGTTAGGGTGATGGCGACCCAAAACGCTATGGAATTCATTACTCCGCTCACTTTGGAAACCCTATCGCGTAACCGGTTGGAAACTACCCTTTGGCCAAATGACGGACGGGTCGAACCGCGTCACATCGATTTGGCTCGATGGGCGGATGCCATTCTAATCGCTCCCGCTACAGCAAATTTGATTGCGAAACTGCGCACGGGTATTGCCGACGATTTGTTGACAAGTACAATGTTAGCGTATCCCCACCCCTATTTACTAGCGCCGGCGATGAATACCGCCATGTGGCAACACCCTGCAACCCAAGAGAATATCAAAGTATTACAAGAGCGTGGCGTAGTTACCATTGGGCCAGATGCTGGTGCATTAGCTGCAGCAAACGAAGAACCTGGTGCTGGTCGGATGTCGGAACCCGCCGAGCTGTTGCTCGCTTTGGAACGCCATTTTGACCGTTCCGAATCGCATCGCGGCAAAAAAGTCTTAGTCGTTGCCGGCCCCACTTCAGAGCCAATTGATGCTGTTCGAGTGATTACCAATCGATCAACGGGGACGTTGGGGATTGCAATAGCCGAGCAATATCATCGGGTCGGAGCGTCGGTCACCCTGTTGCTCGGTGACACACCCGTCCAACCACCGCTCGGAATCGAATGTCATCGGTTTACAACTGTCGCTTCCTTGCAGTCGTTGCTGATATCTTATGTTCCGGTTAACGAACTGTGGGTAATGGTGGCAGCAGTTTCCGACCGGAAACCACTGATGCAATCCTCATCGGAAAAATGGAAGAAATCGGCTCTCGGTGACGCGCTCCCGTGGGAGCCGACCCCCGATTTGCTGGCTACTTTTGCCAAAACGAAGCGCTCCGATCAGTTAATCATTGGTTTTGCGTTAGAAGACCATTGGGACGAAACCGAAGCAAATCGCAAACGAGAATCAAAACATTGTGATTGGCTGGTTTGGAATAACCCGGTAACCGATGATACGGGTTTCGGCACTGCGCCGTTACTGGCAAAATTGATTAGTGAAACCAAAACCATTGATCTTGGAAAAGTATCCCGGAGTGAATTAGCGAAAAAAATCGTTTCCACTTGTGTAATGGAATAA
- the gmk gene encoding guanylate kinase codes for MSNNGTLAVLLSSPSGGGKSTIIRHILKTFPEFWHSVSCTTRAPRYNEVNGREYHFVTVSEFERMVQADELAEFAEVHGDWYGTPLLPLRKAQGEGKKIIFDLDVDGAAKMKQRWQSILTIYIMPPSREELERRLRKRQSESEDVIQKRLKRYDREQQEANKYDYRIINDSLECAIEEVLMYIRVWSKVTDFTQEV; via the coding sequence ATGTCGAATAACGGTACATTGGCGGTTTTGCTTTCCTCGCCTTCGGGAGGTGGAAAATCGACTATCATACGACATATCCTGAAAACTTTTCCAGAGTTTTGGCATTCGGTTTCTTGTACAACCCGTGCGCCGCGCTATAACGAAGTCAATGGCAGGGAGTATCATTTCGTAACGGTTTCCGAATTTGAGCGAATGGTACAGGCGGATGAGCTTGCGGAGTTTGCCGAAGTGCATGGCGATTGGTACGGAACGCCTTTACTGCCGTTGCGCAAAGCGCAAGGGGAAGGTAAAAAGATAATTTTCGATCTCGATGTCGACGGGGCAGCCAAAATGAAGCAGCGTTGGCAATCGATTTTAACGATTTATATCATGCCCCCCTCCCGGGAGGAACTCGAACGAAGGCTCAGGAAGCGTCAATCGGAATCGGAAGATGTGATTCAAAAACGATTGAAACGATATGACCGGGAACAGCAGGAAGCAAATAAGTACGATTATCGTATCATTAATGATAGCCTCGAATGTGCAATCGAGGAAGTTCTAATGTATATTAGAGTTTGGTCTAAAGTAACTGACTTCACTCAAGAGGTGTGA
- the dnaB gene encoding replicative DNA helicase, with protein sequence MAKKKQLEEKIDFYPAEPSDLLNTFEIEKHILGTILTDSGALSQVSRFLEGYHFSSNVHRSIYEHIRKLDEKNLSIDVPLLIQLLTDEGNLDFVGGKTYIAGLIENTIYPEFLQSYCKTIVDKWILRALAGRAQNVLLEIKEHEIVPEELLSDFTAKIFELSVGHRGEGFQPISKFITSTIDQIQLYRERQGQLVGIGTGFRKLDEYTGGFQQGELVIIAARPSVGKTSFALNIALTAARHYGKRVGFVSLEMSSLQIVLRLLAIRSRISLHKLRTGFLSRDEFNLLKDTSEEIYRIPFFINDRSDQSLNDVRAEIRRMKKEHGIDVVFIDYLGLMRQPGNVESVQVAIANTTRGLKALARELEIPIVVLAQLSRAAVDSDKTDKKPKLHHLRDSGAIEQDADVVLMLYRETYDKHKKYEEMTEEEKQKEMEAEIIIAKQRNGPTGSVEAIFVKEYASFEDVAKGYSSAAEPASTAGYSPRVPPKNTSDVKPSPETKLTTVEESEQEFF encoded by the coding sequence ATGGCAAAGAAGAAACAATTAGAGGAAAAAATCGATTTCTATCCGGCGGAGCCGTCGGACTTATTGAACACGTTTGAGATTGAAAAACACATCCTCGGAACGATACTAACCGATAGTGGCGCACTTTCCCAAGTGTCACGTTTCCTTGAAGGGTACCACTTCTCGAGTAACGTACATCGCAGTATCTACGAACATATCCGAAAACTTGATGAAAAAAATCTCTCGATCGACGTACCGCTTCTAATTCAGTTACTAACCGATGAAGGCAACCTCGATTTTGTCGGCGGAAAAACCTACATCGCCGGTTTAATCGAAAACACGATTTACCCGGAATTTCTCCAATCCTATTGCAAGACAATTGTCGATAAATGGATTCTTCGCGCCTTAGCGGGTCGCGCGCAGAACGTCTTACTCGAAATTAAAGAGCACGAGATTGTACCGGAAGAATTGCTCAGCGACTTCACCGCAAAAATTTTCGAGTTATCGGTCGGACATCGCGGCGAAGGATTCCAGCCGATTTCCAAATTTATCACGTCGACGATCGATCAAATTCAATTGTACCGGGAGCGGCAAGGTCAGTTAGTCGGTATTGGAACCGGTTTCCGAAAATTAGACGAATACACCGGTGGTTTTCAACAAGGTGAATTGGTCATTATCGCCGCCCGTCCTTCGGTTGGAAAAACCAGTTTCGCGTTGAACATCGCATTAACTGCTGCCCGGCATTACGGCAAGCGGGTTGGCTTTGTCTCGTTGGAGATGTCTTCGTTACAAATCGTTTTACGTTTATTGGCAATTCGTTCGCGAATCTCCCTCCACAAATTGCGAACCGGTTTTCTGAGTCGCGATGAATTCAATCTCTTGAAAGACACTTCCGAAGAGATATATCGAATACCGTTTTTCATCAATGACCGATCTGATCAATCGTTGAACGATGTTCGTGCCGAAATCCGCCGAATGAAAAAAGAGCATGGTATCGATGTCGTCTTTATTGATTACTTGGGATTAATGCGACAACCCGGCAATGTCGAATCGGTGCAAGTTGCGATTGCCAACACCACCCGAGGTTTGAAGGCATTAGCTCGCGAATTGGAAATTCCTATCGTTGTCTTGGCGCAGCTATCTCGAGCAGCCGTCGATTCTGACAAAACCGATAAGAAGCCGAAACTCCACCACCTTCGCGACTCCGGCGCCATTGAACAAGATGCCGATGTTGTCCTCATGCTCTATCGTGAAACCTATGATAAACACAAGAAATATGAAGAAATGACCGAGGAAGAGAAGCAAAAGGAGATGGAAGCGGAAATAATTATTGCCAAACAGCGTAACGGCCCGACCGGTTCTGTCGAAGCAATTTTCGTCAAGGAGTATGCGAGCTTTGAAGACGTTGCGAAAGGTTATTCCTCAGCCGCTGAACCAGCATCTACCGCTGGTTATTCGCCGCGCGTACCACCTAAAAACACCAGCGATGTAAAGCCATCCCCTGAGACGAAACTCACAACAGTGGAAGAATCCGAGCAGGAGTTTTTCTAA
- a CDS encoding DNA-directed RNA polymerase subunit omega, translating to MEEKFMYVQEDLLKQFDSLYEAVMVLSIRARQIGNNQLEAIKALQKQMATVDVIRENTLDDDFDLSEPRDPIELPRFEKPTVAAIKEAMSNSLVWSYVEPKEDDEFVLPQLAETEIEKKRSAPKKVLTEE from the coding sequence ATGGAAGAAAAATTCATGTATGTGCAGGAAGACCTGCTCAAGCAGTTCGACTCGCTATACGAAGCAGTTATGGTGCTTTCAATACGCGCTCGGCAAATCGGTAATAACCAGCTCGAGGCCATTAAAGCTCTGCAAAAACAAATGGCTACTGTTGATGTGATCCGGGAAAACACCTTGGATGACGATTTCGATTTGTCAGAACCTCGTGACCCGATCGAGTTGCCTCGTTTCGAGAAACCGACCGTTGCCGCCATCAAGGAAGCGATGTCCAATTCATTAGTCTGGTCCTATGTTGAACCGAAGGAAGACGACGAGTTTGTTTTACCGCAGTTAGCTGAAACGGAAATTGAGAAGAAGCGCTCGGCGCCAAAGAAAGTGTTAACTGAAGAGTAA